The Bacteroidales bacterium genome has a segment encoding these proteins:
- a CDS encoding ATP-binding protein, whose amino-acid sequence MIERKLEKIILDRMFQNKAIIVLGARQTGKTTLLRQITGKLNQPVLWLDADEPFVRSQLTNVNIPDLKLLIGNNKIVVVDEAQQVRNVGQTLKLITDHISDVQLLVSGSSSLEITAQTSEPLTGRKFEFFLYPLSFQEMLEHHGWLEEKKLLDQRLVYGSYPDIAATKGNPGELLSLLAGSYLYKDIFKFKDLRRPELLEALLQALALQMGSQVSYNELGKSIGADSETVQRYIDLLEKTFVIFRLRSFSRNIRNELKKSRKVYFYDNGIRNALINNYSPIEMRSDKGALWENYLVNERLKFLTYSRISVNRYFWRTQQQQEIDYIEERDGLLHAYEFKWKAKPGLRVPPVFSKAYPEHTFRTVSPGDFDSFLTQI is encoded by the coding sequence ATGATTGAACGAAAACTTGAGAAGATCATTCTGGATCGTATGTTTCAGAACAAAGCGATCATCGTTTTGGGAGCACGACAAACCGGCAAAACGACTTTGCTCCGGCAAATCACTGGGAAATTAAATCAGCCGGTTTTGTGGCTGGATGCCGATGAGCCTTTTGTGCGTTCGCAACTTACCAATGTAAATATTCCTGATCTGAAACTGCTGATTGGAAACAACAAAATAGTCGTCGTTGATGAAGCGCAACAGGTCAGAAATGTTGGACAAACATTAAAGCTGATAACAGACCACATAAGCGATGTCCAGCTTTTGGTAAGTGGTTCATCTTCCCTGGAGATTACTGCGCAAACCAGCGAGCCCTTAACGGGGCGTAAATTTGAATTTTTTCTTTATCCGCTTTCTTTTCAGGAGATGCTTGAGCATCATGGATGGCTCGAAGAAAAAAAGTTGCTCGATCAGCGACTCGTTTACGGGTCATATCCTGATATTGCTGCTACAAAAGGCAACCCCGGCGAGTTGCTGAGCTTACTTGCCGGCAGCTATCTTTACAAAGACATTTTTAAGTTTAAGGATCTGCGACGGCCGGAATTATTGGAAGCATTGCTGCAGGCGCTGGCTTTACAGATGGGATCGCAGGTTTCGTATAATGAACTCGGCAAGTCGATAGGTGCAGATTCAGAAACCGTGCAACGCTATATTGATTTGCTCGAAAAGACTTTCGTCATCTTTCGGTTGCGATCGTTTAGCCGGAATATTAGAAATGAATTAAAAAAGAGCAGGAAGGTCTATTTTTATGACAATGGCATCCGCAATGCTCTGATCAACAATTACAGCCCGATAGAAATGCGGAGCGATAAAGGTGCTTTGTGGGAAAATTACCTGGTTAACGAACGGTTAAAGTTTCTCACCTACAGCCGTATTTCTGTCAACCGCTATTTCTGGAGAACTCAGCAGCAACAGGAAATCGATTATATCGAAGAGCGCGATGGCTTACTCCATGCTTACGAATTTAAATGGAAGGCAAAACCGGGTTTACGCGTGCCACCAGTCTTTTCTAAAGCTTATCCCGAACATACTTTCAGAACCGTTAGTCCTGGCGATTTCGATTCTTTTTTAACACAAATTTGA